The Solirubrobacter pauli sequence GCCCGCAGGGCCTCGACCAGCGCGTCCGGGTCGATCAGGGAGCCCCGCGCGATGTTCACGATCCACGTGTGCGGCTTCATCCGCGCGAGCGCGTCCGCACCGACGAGGTGGCGGGTGCCGTCGGTGGCGGGCGCGGCGATCACGAAGTGGTCGGCCGCCTCCCAGACCTCGTCCAGGCGGTCGACGGGGATCGTGCCGTCCCGCCCGGAGCGCGTGACGGCGAGGACCTTGACGTCGTGGGGCTCGAGCAGGCGGATCAGCTCGCGCCCGATGCCGCCGGCGCCGACGATCGCGACCGTGGAGCCGTCCAGCACGGGATCGTCGTGGCGGTCCCACGTCTTCGCCCGCGCGTAGCCGGCGATCCCGCGCACGCCGGCGAGCAGCAACGCGAGCGCGTGCTCGGCGACCTGCGTCGCGTACGCGCCGACCGCGCTCGTGAACTGCACGCCGTCCGGCGTGGCGCGGATCCGCTCCACCCACGGCTCGATCCCGGCCGACTGGAGCTGGACCCAGCGCACCCGCTCGGGCAGCTCGTCCGGGAAGTCCGCCTCGGAGCCGGCCCAGACGATCGCCTCGGCCTCCGCGAGCGCGACGACGCGCCCGCCGCCGTCCTCGACGGCCTCGACGAGGTGGGCGAGCGGCTCGGGGCCGATGTGGATCGCGGGGGCGGGCATCTCGTCTGCGTAAGTAGGGCTGGCTCGATTGCTGCGTACCCGCGCGGTCCCGAACCTAAAGGCATGTCGTCCGCAGTTCCGCAGTTGGCCGCCCGCGGCCTGACCAAGTCGTTCGGTGGTCGCTCGATCCTGCGCGGCACCGACCTCGACGTCGAGGCCGGCTCGCGCATCGGCATCCTCGGGCCCAACGGCGGCGGCAAGTCGACGCTCCTGCGCATCCTCGCCGGGCTCGACGAGGCCGACGGCGGCGCCGTCACGCGCCGCCGCGGGCTCGTGTGGGCGCATCTGCCGCAGATCGTCGACGGCGACGAGCGCACACCGCTCGCCACCGTGCGGGCCGCGCGACCGGAGCTGGCGGAGCTCGAGGCGGAGCTGCACGCGGCGGAGCGGCGCCTGTCCGACCCGCACCTGGCGTCGGACCTGGACGCGATGACGCGCGCCCTCGCCCACCACGAGCGCGTGCTCGCGCGCTGGAGCGAGGCGGGCGGCGACCGCGCCGAGGGCGAGGCGCTCGGCCACCTGCGCGCGCTCGGCATCGACGGCGCGCTGCTGGAGATGCCGACGAGCGAGCTGTCGGGCGGCCAGCGCAAGCTCGTCGCGCTCGCGGCGTGCCTGGCACGCCGCCCCGACGTCCTGCTCCTCGACGAGCCCGAGGCGCACCTGGACATGGCCCGCCGCGAGCGCTTCGGCGCGCTGCTCGACGACTTCGACGGCGCGGTCGTGATGATCTCCCACGACCGTCACCTGCTCGACGCCGCCGTGGCCGAGATCGCCGAGCTCGACAACGGCGTGATCCGCATCTGGCCCGGCAACTACTCGGCCTACGTGGTCGCGCGCGAG is a genomic window containing:
- a CDS encoding D-isomer specific 2-hydroxyacid dehydrogenase family protein; its protein translation is MPAPAIHIGPEPLAHLVEAVEDGGGRVVALAEAEAIVWAGSEADFPDELPERVRWVQLQSAGIEPWVERIRATPDGVQFTSAVGAYATQVAEHALALLLAGVRGIAGYARAKTWDRHDDPVLDGSTVAIVGAGGIGRELIRLLEPHDVKVLAVTRSGRDGTIPVDRLDEVWEAADHFVIAAPATDGTRHLVGADALARMKPHTWIVNIARGSLIDPDALVEALRAERIGGAALDVTEPEPLPDDHPLWDEPRALITPHVANPQATMDRDLAKRVRENVRRFAAGNALLAPVSRESGY